One part of the Alistipes onderdonkii genome encodes these proteins:
- the murD gene encoding UDP-N-acetylmuramoyl-L-alanine--D-glutamate ligase — protein sequence MKRIAVLGGGISGYGSAILAKKKGFDVFLSDMGKIADRYKAKLDEWQVPYEEGGHTEERILAAHEVIKSPGIPETAPMVRKIRAAGIPVISEMEFAGRYLGRSKCICITGSNGKTTTTSLVYKIMRDAGMNAALGGNIGESFAYSVATGDYDWYVLELSSFQLDGMFRFRAHIGVLMNITPDHLDRYGHCFQNYVDSKMRITQNQNSRDYFVYSGDDEVIWQQLPRYDLRMKQLPFAAKNAVASGAGDAFLCDGKFTAAVGKASVEIDTAKMQLKGLHNAYNAMAAALATLAAGVAPASIRRSIYGFAPVCHRLEPVRESGGVLWINDSKATNVDSVYYALESMTRPVVWIAGGTDKGNDYEPLKAFARAKVHTLVCMGADNTKLIEEFTGVVPEVVSTGSLDAAMEAAKAAAQPGDAVLLSPACASFDLFKNYENRGELFKAWVNEKA from the coding sequence ATGAAACGCATCGCAGTCCTGGGCGGAGGCATCAGCGGTTACGGCTCCGCGATCCTCGCCAAAAAGAAAGGGTTCGACGTATTCCTCTCCGATATGGGGAAGATCGCCGACCGCTACAAAGCCAAGCTCGACGAGTGGCAGGTTCCCTACGAGGAAGGCGGCCACACCGAGGAACGCATCCTCGCGGCACACGAGGTCATCAAGTCGCCGGGCATCCCCGAAACGGCCCCCATGGTGCGGAAAATCCGTGCGGCAGGCATTCCCGTCATTTCGGAAATGGAGTTCGCAGGCCGTTACCTGGGCCGGTCGAAGTGCATCTGCATCACCGGCTCGAACGGCAAGACCACTACCACGTCGCTCGTCTACAAGATCATGCGCGACGCCGGGATGAACGCCGCCCTGGGCGGCAACATCGGCGAGAGTTTCGCCTACTCCGTGGCCACGGGCGACTACGACTGGTACGTGCTGGAATTAAGCTCGTTCCAGCTCGACGGCATGTTCAGGTTCCGCGCCCACATCGGCGTGCTGATGAACATCACACCCGACCACCTCGACCGCTACGGACACTGTTTCCAAAACTACGTCGATTCGAAGATGCGCATCACGCAGAACCAGAACTCGCGCGATTATTTCGTCTATTCGGGCGACGACGAGGTGATCTGGCAGCAGCTTCCCAGGTACGACCTGCGCATGAAGCAACTTCCCTTCGCCGCAAAGAATGCCGTGGCGAGCGGTGCCGGCGACGCCTTCCTCTGCGACGGCAAATTCACGGCGGCCGTCGGGAAGGCCTCGGTCGAGATCGACACGGCCAAGATGCAGCTCAAAGGGCTGCACAATGCCTATAACGCCATGGCTGCGGCTCTTGCGACCCTTGCGGCAGGCGTCGCGCCGGCCTCGATCCGCCGCTCGATCTACGGCTTCGCCCCCGTCTGCCACCGCCTCGAACCCGTCCGGGAAAGCGGCGGCGTACTGTGGATCAACGATTCCAAGGCCACCAATGTCGACTCGGTATACTATGCGCTCGAAAGCATGACGCGCCCCGTGGTATGGATCGCCGGGGGCACGGACAAAGGCAACGACTACGAACCGCTGAAGGCTTTCGCCCGTGCGAAGGTACATACGCTCGTCTGCATGGGCGCGGACAACACCAAGCTGATCGAAGAGTTCACGGGTGTGGTGCCCGAAGTGGTCTCCACCGGCTCGCTCGACGCCGCGATGGAGGCCGCCAAAGCCGCCGCACAGCCCGGCGACGCGGTGCTGCTCTCGCCCGCCTGCGCGAGTTTCGACCTCTTCAAAAACTACGAAAACCGCGGCGAGCTGTTCAAGGCGTGGGTAAACGAAAAGGCATAG
- a CDS encoding 50S ribosomal protein L25/general stress protein Ctc translates to MKTISVKAVKRDEYGKKAAKAVRREGMVPCVLSGNGESVSFSVDPREIKALIYTPNSYIVEFDFDGKKEQAVLREAQFHPIREQILHLDFYRIAEGKPVSIAIPVRLTGNAEGVKVGGKLTLSARKLVVSALVENLPDELVVDVTELGVGKTIFVGDLAFENLKFVTPASTAVCAVRVTRASRGAAAQA, encoded by the coding sequence ATGAAAACTATCTCTGTAAAGGCCGTTAAGCGTGATGAGTACGGCAAGAAAGCGGCCAAGGCCGTACGCCGCGAGGGCATGGTACCCTGCGTACTGTCGGGCAACGGCGAGTCGGTTTCTTTCTCGGTAGACCCCCGCGAGATCAAGGCCCTGATCTACACCCCCAACTCTTACATCGTCGAGTTCGATTTCGACGGCAAGAAAGAACAAGCCGTGCTGCGTGAGGCGCAGTTCCACCCCATCCGCGAGCAGATCCTCCACCTCGATTTCTACCGCATTGCCGAGGGTAAACCCGTATCCATCGCCATTCCGGTACGCCTGACGGGTAACGCCGAAGGTGTGAAGGTCGGCGGTAAGTTGACGCTGTCGGCCCGTAAGCTCGTCGTGAGCGCGCTGGTCGAGAACCTGCCCGACGAACTGGTCGTGGACGTAACCGAACTGGGTGTCGGCAAGACCATCTTCGTAGGCGACCTTGCATTCGAGAACCTGAAATTCGTCACTCCGGCTTCGACGGCCGTCTGCGCAGTGCGCGTAACCCGTGCATCGCGCGGTGCGGCGGCACAAGCCTAA
- the mraY gene encoding phospho-N-acetylmuramoyl-pentapeptide-transferase: MFYHIFKHLGEHYDIPGSGMFQYISFRAAAAIILALLIVIIFGRKIIDFLRRKQIGEDIRDLGLEGQLQKRGTPTMGGVIILLAILVPILLFGRLDNIYIQLMIVSTVWLGLIGGLDDYIKVFRHNKEGLKGRFKIVGQVGLGIIVGTTMWLSPQIIVREKVTQPVQTVYLNPDGSVIESVQRNVVLSSESTKTTKTTIPFVKNNEFDYGWLTGETSAATWLLYVLVAIFVVTAVSNGANLTDGLDGLATGVSVPIVAVLGVLAYLSGHIVYADYLNIMYIPDSGELVVFAAAFAGALVGFLWYNSFPAQIFMGDTGSLSIGGIIAVFALCIRKELLLPLLCGVFLVESFSVMMQVGYFKYTKRKFGEGQRLLLMAPVHHHFQKKGQFETKIVLRFWIISLLLAAITLVTLKIR; encoded by the coding sequence ATGTTCTATCACATTTTCAAACATTTAGGCGAACACTACGACATCCCGGGCTCGGGTATGTTCCAGTATATTTCGTTCCGCGCGGCGGCGGCCATCATCCTCGCGCTGCTGATCGTCATCATCTTCGGCCGCAAGATCATCGACTTCCTGCGCCGCAAGCAGATCGGCGAGGACATCCGCGACCTCGGGCTCGAGGGACAGCTCCAGAAACGCGGCACCCCCACGATGGGCGGCGTCATCATCCTGCTGGCGATCCTCGTCCCGATCCTGCTCTTCGGACGGCTCGACAACATCTACATCCAGCTGATGATCGTCTCGACCGTCTGGCTGGGGCTGATCGGCGGGCTGGACGACTACATCAAGGTCTTCCGCCACAACAAGGAGGGGCTCAAGGGGCGCTTCAAGATCGTGGGCCAGGTCGGGCTGGGCATCATCGTCGGCACGACGATGTGGCTTTCGCCCCAGATCATCGTCCGCGAGAAGGTCACGCAGCCCGTGCAGACCGTCTACCTGAACCCCGACGGGTCGGTGATCGAAAGCGTGCAGCGGAACGTCGTCCTGAGCTCGGAAAGCACCAAGACCACCAAAACCACCATCCCCTTCGTCAAGAACAACGAATTCGACTACGGATGGCTCACGGGCGAAACCAGCGCCGCCACGTGGCTGCTCTACGTGCTGGTGGCGATCTTCGTCGTCACGGCGGTGTCGAATGGCGCCAACCTCACCGACGGCCTCGACGGGCTGGCCACGGGCGTCTCCGTCCCGATCGTGGCAGTACTCGGCGTACTGGCCTACCTCTCGGGGCATATCGTCTACGCCGACTACCTCAACATCATGTATATCCCCGACAGCGGAGAGCTGGTCGTCTTCGCGGCGGCCTTCGCGGGGGCGCTGGTCGGCTTCCTGTGGTACAACTCCTTCCCGGCGCAGATCTTCATGGGTGACACCGGCTCCCTGTCGATCGGCGGCATCATCGCCGTCTTCGCCCTCTGCATCCGCAAGGAACTGCTGCTGCCGCTGCTGTGCGGCGTGTTCCTGGTCGAGAGTTTCTCGGTGATGATGCAGGTCGGCTACTTCAAATACACCAAACGCAAATTCGGCGAAGGGCAGCGCCTGTTGCTGATGGCTCCCGTACACCATCATTTCCAGAAAAAAGGGCAGTTCGAAACCAAGATCGTGCTCCGCTTCTGGATCATCTCGCTGCTACTGGCCGCCATTACCCTGGTAACGCTCAAAATACGTTAA
- a CDS encoding RNA-binding S4 domain-containing protein: MDDIRLDKYLWAVRVFKTRSDAADAIRNNKVTVNGSAAKPSREVKVGDVIAVRKMQVTYSYRVLDLVSSRQPAKNVPLYCLNITPQEELDKLSIPRETIFVFRDRGTGRPTKKERRELDGLMDGIYYDGDE; this comes from the coding sequence ATGGACGACATAAGACTCGACAAATACCTTTGGGCGGTGCGGGTGTTCAAGACCCGCAGCGACGCCGCGGATGCCATCCGCAACAACAAAGTCACGGTAAACGGCTCCGCCGCCAAACCCTCGCGCGAAGTGAAGGTCGGCGACGTGATCGCCGTGCGCAAGATGCAGGTGACCTACTCCTACCGGGTGCTCGACCTCGTGTCGAGCCGCCAGCCGGCCAAGAATGTCCCCCTGTACTGCCTCAACATCACCCCGCAGGAGGAGCTGGACAAGCTCAGCATCCCGCGCGAAACGATCTTCGTCTTCCGCGACCGCGGTACGGGGCGCCCGACCAAAAAGGAGCGCCGCGAACTGGACGGGCTGATGGACGGAATCTACTACGACGGGGACGAGTAG
- the pth gene encoding aminoacyl-tRNA hydrolase, which translates to MKYLIVGLGNIGAEYAGTRHNIGFKVLDALAEASNAVFTTARYGDVAELKHKGRTLILLKPSTYMNLSGKAVRYWMEAEKIAPENLLVVSDDIALPFGTLRMRPRGSAGGHNGLKNIAELLGTEDYARMRFGVGGDFPRGHQVDYVLGEWSDEERKALPERLKVFGDAILSFTTIGLERTMNFFNKK; encoded by the coding sequence ATGAAATACCTTATTGTTGGGTTGGGAAATATCGGCGCCGAATATGCCGGAACCCGGCACAACATCGGATTCAAAGTGTTGGACGCCCTCGCCGAGGCGTCCAACGCTGTTTTTACGACGGCGCGTTACGGCGATGTGGCCGAGTTGAAGCATAAGGGGCGTACGCTGATCCTGCTGAAACCCTCGACCTACATGAACCTTTCGGGCAAAGCCGTCCGTTACTGGATGGAGGCCGAGAAGATCGCCCCGGAAAACCTGCTGGTGGTTTCGGACGACATTGCGCTGCCGTTCGGCACGCTGCGTATGCGTCCCCGGGGGAGTGCCGGGGGGCACAACGGGCTGAAGAATATCGCCGAGCTGCTGGGAACGGAGGACTACGCCCGGATGCGCTTCGGCGTGGGCGGGGATTTCCCCAGGGGCCACCAGGTCGACTATGTGCTGGGGGAGTGGTCGGACGAGGAGCGCAAGGCGCTGCCCGAGCGGCTCAAGGTGTTCGGCGACGCGATCCTTTCGTTCACGACGATCGGGTTGGAACGGACGATGAATTTCTTCAACAAGAAGTAA
- a CDS encoding RNA polymerase sigma factor: MEETRDIPAEELSALRNPATRRGAFDRLVGAYLRPLYWHARRLVVVHEDAEDVVQETFIRAYDKIGTFRGGAGELGAWLYRIATNTALTMLRRRRPGLFSSLDDVSRILASRVAEECGEDADRTLVRFQQAILELPLKQRLVFNLRYYDRMPYGQIARVLGQREETLKVNYHHAVQKLKEKLTREL, from the coding sequence ATGGAAGAGACCCGCGACATACCCGCAGAAGAACTCTCGGCGCTACGCAATCCCGCCACCCGGCGCGGGGCGTTCGACCGTCTGGTCGGGGCATACCTGCGGCCGCTTTACTGGCACGCACGACGGCTGGTCGTCGTCCACGAGGATGCCGAGGATGTGGTACAGGAAACCTTTATCCGCGCCTACGACAAGATCGGCACCTTCCGGGGCGGAGCCGGGGAACTGGGGGCATGGCTCTACCGCATCGCCACGAACACCGCACTGACGATGCTGCGGCGGCGCAGGCCGGGGCTCTTCTCCTCGCTCGACGACGTAAGCCGCATCCTGGCAAGCCGCGTGGCGGAGGAGTGCGGCGAGGATGCCGACCGGACGCTGGTACGTTTCCAGCAGGCGATCCTGGAGTTGCCGCTCAAGCAACGGCTGGTCTTCAACCTCCGCTACTACGACCGGATGCCCTACGGACAGATCGCCCGCGTGCTGGGGCAGCGCGAAGAGACGCTCAAGGTCAATTACCACCATGCGGTACAGAAACTGAAAGAGAAACTAACACGGGAACTATGA
- a CDS encoding GIN domain-containing protein, with protein MKQLLTFLCALLFALAGKAAPAGDELKQLLAEARAIVNTAGNAADREVSRALSEARRAVNATDRQIDRAMAEARRVVGASDREIDRAIAEARAAIDAAETAAVANQSIEELNKAAREQVVRELGLTSRQRKEFEPLYKAYREALDKAVNTPDAGTDEAAQRQGLKTKLSNIAATAQVKRDYVDKFAAVLTAEQIRRLYNTEGEIGTNIKRAAVDRRRNQNTRLKGSGRMVTQDWGKAGDYTGISAAAFFDVTVSPTARTISVTADDNVIDYLVLERDGGTLKFRVNANNTENISVSVVVPASAALRQISAGSYGKVTCKLPLKGPSVAVSVSSYGSVIADIDTPGTAQLNVSSYGKFSGSVRCNDCELRVSSYGSAQAPVDCRNNCQVTVGSYAKFSNDIKASVLTLKISSGASVSSTLISDALTLSVDSYAKFSGAVTVNSRQAKLTVSSGGSFSGTFSGNSLEAEVGSYGKINLKGSAQVASAAVRVSSGAVFSAPELRVADYDLTVSNYAKADVWCSGTLRINASTAARITYDGPCRVESLTDNIRRRK; from the coding sequence ATGAAACAACTCCTCACTTTTCTTTGCGCGCTCCTCTTCGCCCTCGCAGGCAAGGCCGCGCCCGCCGGTGACGAACTGAAACAGCTTCTGGCCGAAGCCCGGGCTATCGTCAACACGGCCGGCAACGCGGCCGACCGGGAGGTCTCCCGGGCCTTGTCCGAAGCGCGCCGCGCCGTAAACGCCACCGACCGCCAGATCGACCGTGCCATGGCCGAGGCCCGCAGGGTCGTCGGCGCCTCCGACCGCGAGATCGACCGCGCCATTGCCGAAGCGCGCGCCGCCATCGACGCCGCCGAAACGGCCGCCGTCGCCAACCAGTCGATCGAAGAGCTGAACAAGGCCGCCCGCGAGCAGGTCGTGCGCGAACTGGGGCTTACCTCGCGCCAGCGCAAGGAGTTCGAACCGCTCTACAAAGCCTACCGCGAGGCGCTCGACAAGGCCGTCAATACCCCGGATGCGGGAACGGACGAGGCCGCTCAACGGCAGGGACTCAAAACCAAGCTCTCGAACATCGCCGCCACGGCGCAGGTCAAACGCGACTACGTGGACAAATTCGCCGCTGTGCTCACCGCCGAGCAGATCCGCCGCCTCTACAACACGGAGGGCGAAATCGGCACCAACATCAAACGTGCCGCCGTCGACCGCCGCCGCAACCAGAACACGCGGCTGAAAGGCAGCGGGCGCATGGTGACGCAGGACTGGGGCAAGGCGGGCGACTACACGGGCATTTCGGCCGCGGCGTTCTTCGACGTCACGGTCAGCCCCACGGCCCGAACCATCAGCGTGACGGCCGACGACAATGTGATCGACTACCTGGTGCTCGAGCGCGACGGCGGGACGCTGAAATTCCGCGTCAACGCCAACAATACGGAGAACATTTCGGTTTCGGTCGTCGTTCCCGCATCGGCCGCCCTGCGCCAGATATCGGCCGGCTCCTACGGCAAGGTGACCTGCAAGCTGCCGCTGAAAGGGCCCTCGGTCGCAGTTTCCGTTTCGAGCTACGGATCGGTCATCGCCGACATCGACACCCCGGGTACCGCCCAGCTCAACGTGTCGAGCTACGGCAAATTCTCGGGCTCGGTACGCTGCAACGACTGCGAGCTGCGGGTTTCGAGCTACGGGTCGGCACAGGCGCCCGTCGACTGCCGCAACAACTGCCAAGTCACGGTCGGGAGCTACGCCAAGTTCTCGAACGACATCAAAGCTTCCGTCCTGACGCTCAAGATCAGCAGCGGCGCCAGTGTCAGCAGTACGCTGATCTCGGATGCACTGACGCTGAGCGTCGACAGCTACGCCAAATTCTCCGGCGCGGTGACGGTGAACAGCCGGCAGGCGAAACTGACCGTCAGCAGTGGCGGCTCGTTCAGCGGCACGTTCAGCGGGAATTCGCTCGAGGCGGAAGTCGGCAGTTACGGCAAGATCAACCTGAAAGGGTCGGCACAGGTCGCCAGCGCCGCGGTCAGGGTATCGTCCGGAGCCGTGTTCAGCGCCCCCGAGCTGCGGGTCGCCGATTACGACCTGACCGTATCGAACTATGCCAAGGCCGACGTGTGGTGTTCGGGCACCCTGCGGATAAACGCTTCGACAGCCGCCCGGATAACGTACGACGGCCCTTGCAGGGTCGAATCGCTCACCGACAACATACGGCGCAGAAAGTAA
- a CDS encoding alpha-L-rhamnosidase C-terminal domain-containing protein, which yields MYTPTRLTAIALLLATSLQAQPPQRMVRSQIPEPYPVLTATPSGEAVPESPDPLVRYRWTKVSPDDGLEIYTVYPRQATASNPEAADLGDPRRITVSDVCDLMFDFGQVNAGWLEFDCDTPDVAFEASISEFNEPAVFNAGSEHPVKTAVPARYGNSFRLELNRELYEGVRFGWIHVRSLRKPAVIRNVRLVCQTKPVNYEGWFDCNDPQLTRIWYTGAYTVRLNLLKDYFGAILMERSDRHSWTGDAYTAQAATLAAFGNFPFIRKNLLYTSTQDNGIASYSLYWVLSLLDYYNYTGDAETLALLTENACRKLDAAYDHYDTLPRLWFYGWDERLGAGFEAPDFREPQTAYRMLAIGTWRQFAAAMRQAGNRELAGKYERYADEKTEALRRDPRWYEGLGLFAATDAANAGFATPAEREALLARNFSDRLQRVSYSPFNQYFVLQALASLGAYDRALHTVDDCWGGQLRYGATTFFEVFRPSWNDCKLSDNDAPVNNQCGYTSLTHPWSAGVTKWLSEEVLGIKPQLPGFVRFAVKPRLAGSLTRVEGGVLTPRGIARASLDMTARRGSLTVPEGSEAEFCIPADGLRIGTIYLDGKPCAADRTDDGYYRISGIGAGRHAIRFDAEGEFRPLQTQEEIAYRIPAEKFSEDTATQGDWQDKYGSQGYVLFSYDTAGAHRVKQPDRIRSIVYANYDRMGHVHYADAAGDPRALRSDRRGDGSRSLGAIVTRDPVACWQVMTVDLDARDTQPYRISLYFADYERAGRRSAFEVFDLRTKELLAPVYMVRDYGEGKYVTFEASGSVRIRICQVRGPNAACSGIFFD from the coding sequence ATGTATACCCCGACCCGCCTTACCGCCATCGCCTTGCTCCTCGCAACGTCGCTCCAGGCCCAGCCGCCGCAGCGGATGGTACGCTCGCAGATCCCGGAACCCTACCCCGTGCTTACGGCCACGCCGTCGGGAGAGGCCGTACCCGAATCGCCCGACCCGCTGGTGCGCTACCGCTGGACGAAAGTATCGCCGGACGACGGGCTGGAGATATACACGGTCTACCCCAGGCAGGCGACGGCCTCGAACCCCGAAGCCGCCGACCTCGGAGACCCGCGCCGGATCACCGTCAGCGACGTATGCGACCTGATGTTCGACTTCGGCCAGGTGAACGCCGGATGGCTCGAATTCGACTGCGACACCCCCGACGTCGCGTTCGAGGCCAGCATCAGCGAGTTCAACGAACCGGCCGTGTTCAACGCCGGCTCGGAGCACCCGGTGAAAACCGCCGTCCCCGCTCGCTACGGCAACAGCTTCCGGCTGGAGCTGAACAGGGAGCTCTACGAAGGCGTCCGCTTCGGGTGGATACACGTTCGCAGCCTCCGGAAGCCCGCCGTCATCCGCAACGTACGGCTTGTCTGCCAGACCAAACCGGTCAACTACGAAGGGTGGTTCGATTGCAACGACCCGCAGCTGACGCGCATCTGGTACACGGGAGCCTACACCGTGCGGCTGAACCTGCTGAAAGACTATTTCGGGGCGATCCTCATGGAGCGCAGCGACCGCCATTCATGGACGGGCGACGCCTATACGGCGCAGGCCGCGACGCTGGCCGCCTTCGGCAACTTCCCGTTCATCCGCAAGAACCTGCTCTACACCTCGACGCAGGACAACGGCATCGCCAGTTACTCGCTCTATTGGGTGCTGAGCCTGCTGGATTACTACAACTATACGGGCGATGCGGAGACGCTCGCCCTGCTGACCGAAAACGCCTGCCGGAAACTCGACGCCGCCTACGACCACTACGACACGCTGCCCCGGCTCTGGTTCTACGGCTGGGACGAGCGGCTCGGGGCGGGTTTCGAAGCCCCCGATTTCCGGGAGCCGCAGACCGCCTACCGTATGCTGGCCATCGGTACCTGGCGGCAGTTCGCCGCTGCCATGCGCCAGGCCGGCAACCGGGAACTGGCCGGGAAATACGAGCGTTACGCCGACGAAAAGACCGAAGCCCTGCGCCGCGATCCCCGCTGGTACGAGGGGTTGGGGCTCTTCGCTGCCACGGATGCCGCCAACGCCGGGTTCGCCACGCCCGCCGAGCGCGAAGCCCTGCTGGCCCGGAATTTCTCCGACCGCCTGCAGCGGGTCTCATACTCGCCCTTCAACCAGTATTTCGTATTGCAGGCATTGGCGTCCCTGGGAGCTTACGACCGTGCGCTGCACACCGTCGACGATTGCTGGGGCGGACAATTGCGCTATGGCGCCACCACCTTCTTCGAGGTGTTCCGCCCCTCGTGGAACGACTGCAAACTTTCCGACAACGACGCCCCGGTCAACAACCAGTGCGGCTACACCAGCCTGACCCACCCGTGGAGCGCCGGTGTCACCAAGTGGCTGAGCGAGGAGGTGCTGGGCATAAAACCCCAGCTCCCGGGCTTCGTCCGCTTCGCCGTGAAACCCCGCCTCGCCGGATCGCTCACCCGCGTGGAGGGCGGAGTCCTGACGCCGCGCGGCATTGCCCGGGCATCGCTCGACATGACCGCGCGCCGCGGTTCGCTCACCGTGCCCGAAGGTTCGGAGGCCGAATTCTGCATCCCCGCGGACGGGCTTCGCATCGGCACCATATACCTCGACGGCAAGCCCTGTGCCGCCGACCGTACGGACGACGGCTACTACCGTATTTCGGGGATCGGCGCGGGGCGCCACGCCATCCGGTTCGATGCCGAAGGCGAATTCCGCCCCCTGCAAACGCAGGAGGAGATCGCCTACCGCATCCCTGCTGAAAAATTCAGCGAGGACACCGCGACGCAGGGCGACTGGCAGGATAAATACGGCTCGCAGGGCTACGTGCTCTTCAGCTACGATACGGCGGGCGCACACCGCGTAAAACAACCCGACCGCATCCGCAGCATCGTCTACGCGAACTACGACCGCATGGGCCACGTACACTATGCCGATGCGGCAGGCGACCCCCGTGCGCTCCGATCCGACCGCCGGGGCGACGGCTCCCGCAGCCTGGGCGCCATCGTCACGCGCGACCCGGTCGCCTGCTGGCAGGTGATGACCGTCGACCTCGACGCCCGGGACACGCAGCCCTACCGCATTTCGCTCTATTTCGCGGACTACGAACGGGCGGGGCGCCGCAGCGCCTTCGAGGTTTTCGACCTTCGAACCAAAGAACTGCTCGCACCGGTATACATGGTACGTGACTACGGTGAAGGCAAATACGTCACGTTCGAAGCCTCGGGTTCCGTGCGCATCCGCATCTGCCAGGTGCGCGGCCCCAATGCGGCCTGTTCGGGAATATTCTTCGACTGA
- a CDS encoding FtsW/RodA/SpoVE family cell cycle protein — MKLGERKYTQDEGPAQEPWTEAPGKSPRAADGKTGAQDAPRRRGVRGTDAGESACETPEAPEKHKFRLFTGDRVLWIIVAALAVISVLVVYSSTAKMAYDAHTARTTAHFLRQQLIILVVSLIIMVAVQKINCRIYNLFSRPVYFLSVALTVAVYFIGATTNGAARWIPLGPFQFQPSEALKVATVLFLARQLAGRQSKIDKIRIVPSLKFWTWRSSREQRRIWREGTWPILMPVVVSCAVIFPAHTSSAVLVFMASWVMMLIGRVRLGELVKLIGLACIGIVFIMTLNLGRSETAEGRVSTWIHLWTRSQTEKPIEHLTDTERSMIAIHNGGVFGEGAGQSAMRVEMIHPESDYAYAFFVEEYGIVLALALLMLYLWIFFRGIEIFRRCGTAFPGLLVLGLALLITCQALLHIMVTVNLIPETGQTLPLISRGGSSTIFTTIALGMILSVSRQNDEQSHDTPRSESIYEK, encoded by the coding sequence ATGAAGCTCGGCGAACGGAAATACACGCAGGACGAAGGGCCGGCGCAGGAGCCCTGGACGGAAGCGCCCGGGAAATCCCCCCGCGCAGCGGACGGGAAGACCGGGGCGCAGGACGCGCCCCGACGCCGCGGCGTGCGCGGCACCGATGCCGGGGAGAGCGCCTGCGAAACCCCCGAAGCCCCCGAAAAACACAAGTTCCGGCTCTTTACCGGCGACCGCGTCCTGTGGATCATCGTCGCGGCGCTGGCGGTGATTTCCGTGCTGGTGGTCTACTCGTCGACGGCCAAGATGGCCTACGACGCCCACACGGCGCGTACCACGGCCCATTTCCTGCGCCAGCAACTCATCATCCTCGTCGTCAGCCTCATCATCATGGTCGCCGTGCAGAAGATCAACTGCCGGATTTACAACCTGTTCTCCCGCCCCGTCTATTTCCTTTCGGTAGCACTCACCGTCGCCGTCTATTTCATCGGCGCCACGACCAACGGCGCCGCCCGCTGGATACCCCTCGGGCCGTTCCAGTTCCAGCCCTCCGAGGCGCTGAAGGTCGCCACGGTACTGTTCCTGGCCCGGCAACTGGCCGGACGGCAGTCGAAGATCGACAAAATACGCATCGTCCCGTCGCTCAAATTCTGGACGTGGCGTTCGTCGCGCGAACAGCGCCGCATCTGGCGCGAGGGGACATGGCCGATCCTGATGCCCGTCGTGGTCTCGTGCGCGGTGATCTTCCCGGCCCACACCTCCTCGGCCGTACTGGTTTTCATGGCCTCGTGGGTCATGATGCTCATCGGGCGCGTCCGGCTGGGCGAACTGGTGAAACTCATCGGGCTGGCCTGCATCGGCATCGTCTTCATCATGACGCTCAACTTGGGGCGCAGCGAGACAGCCGAAGGGCGCGTCTCGACATGGATCCATCTCTGGACACGCTCGCAGACCGAAAAACCGATCGAGCACCTCACCGACACCGAGCGGTCGATGATCGCCATTCACAACGGCGGGGTCTTCGGCGAAGGCGCCGGACAGAGCGCCATGCGCGTCGAGATGATCCATCCCGAAAGCGACTATGCCTACGCCTTCTTCGTCGAGGAATACGGCATCGTACTGGCACTGGCCTTGCTGATGCTCTACCTGTGGATATTCTTCCGGGGCATCGAGATATTCCGCCGCTGCGGGACGGCATTCCCGGGGCTGCTGGTACTGGGGCTCGCCCTGCTGATAACCTGCCAGGCGCTGCTGCATATCATGGTGACCGTCAACCTGATCCCCGAAACGGGACAGACGCTGCCGCTGATCTCGCGCGGCGGTTCGTCGACCATCTTCACCACCATCGCGCTGGGCATGATCCTCAGCGTCAGCCGCCAAAACGACGAACAGTCGCACGATACGCCCCGCAGCGAATCCATTTACGAAAAATAA